The Triticum dicoccoides isolate Atlit2015 ecotype Zavitan chromosome 6A, WEW_v2.0, whole genome shotgun sequence genome has a window encoding:
- the LOC119314293 gene encoding anaphase-promoting complex subunit 10-like, translating to MAMDLQRPQPLHLGFPDPSSLGWAEQPWWRIRSVHGHSTSGSADHGQRPDGGGYRRGCCSALRSLHVSSCASGGQTLLRLRPRGTLIVSGFIFLRSDSVQPHMVNIQFHKNVPLQLVTLYMDFKLDESYTLSKISIWTGDGFHNLKAIPLF from the exons ATGGCGATGGATCTGCAGCGTCCGCAGCCGCTCCACCTCGGGTTCCCTGACCCTTCTTCTCTAGGCTGGGCAGAGCAACCATGGTGGCGGATCCGCAGCGTCCATGGCCACTCCACCTCGGGCAGCGCGGATCACGGCCAGCGGCCCGATGGAGGCGGGTACCGGCGCGGTTGCTGTTCTGCCCTGCGCTCCCTCCATGTCTCCTCCTGCGCCTCCGGTGGCCAGACGCTTCTTCGACTCCGGCCTAG GGGCACCCTCATCGTTAGCGGATTTATATTTCTCAGGTCAGATAGTGTGCAGCCACACATGGTCAACATCCAGTTTCATAAGAATGTACCACTGCAG CTTGTTACTCTCTACATGGATTTCAAGTTGGATGAGAGCTACACACTGAGCAAGATCTCCATCTGGACTGGCGACGGCTTCCACAATCTCAAGGCAATTCCTCTTTTCTGA